One region of Camelina sativa cultivar DH55 chromosome 6, Cs, whole genome shotgun sequence genomic DNA includes:
- the LOC104699054 gene encoding probable galacturonosyltransferase-like 2, which translates to MHSISSLLYLTFLAVFTVSFAGGERFKEAPEFFNSPECLTIENDYDFVCSDKAIHVAMTLDAAYLRGSMAAILSVLQHSSCPQNIVFHFVTSKQSHRLQNYVASSFPYLKFRIYPYDVAAISGLISTSIRSALDSPLNYARNYLAEILPTCLSRVVYLDSDLILVDDISKLFSAHISNDVVLAAPEYCNANFTTYFTPTFWSNPSLSITLSLNRRRPPCYFNTGVMVIELKKWREGDYTRKIIEWMELQKRIRIYELGSLPPFLLVFAGNIAPVDHRWNQHGLGG; encoded by the coding sequence ATGCACTCGATCAGCTCTTTATTATATCTGACCTTCCTCGCCGTCTTCACCGTCTCTTTCGCCGGCGGCGAGAGGTTCAAAGAAGCTCCAGAGTTCTTTAACTCCCCGGAGTGTCTCACCATCGAAAACGACTACGACTTCGTGTGTTCGGACAAAGCCATCCACGTGGCAATGACCTTAGACGCGGCATACCTCCGTGGCTCAATGGCCGCGATTCTCTCCGTTCTCCAACACTCTTCTTGTCCTCAAAACATTGTTTTCCACTTCGTTACTTCGAAACAATCCCACCGACTCCAAAACTACGTcgcttcttcttttccttacTTGAAATTCCGGATTTACCCTTACGACGTAGCCGCCATCTCCGGCCTCATCTCAACCTCCATACGCTCCGCGTTAGACTCTCCGTTAAACTACGCAAGAAACTACCTCGCCGAGATACTCCCCACGTGTCTCTCACGTGTCGTATACCTCGACTCAGATCTCATACTCGTTGACGACATCTCCAAGCTCTTCTCAGCTCATATCTCAAACGATGTTGTTTTAGCTGCGCCTGAGTATTGCAACGCGAACTTCACAACGTACTTTACTCCAACGTTCTGGTCGAACCCTTCTCTATCCATAACTCTCTCCCTCAACCGTCGTCGTCCGCCTTGTTACTTCAACACCGGAGTGATGGTCATAGAGTTAAAGAAATGGCGTGAAGGAGATTACACGAGGAAGATTATAGAGTGGATGGAGCTACAGAAGCGGATCAGAATCTACGAGTTAGGCTCTTTGCCACCGTTTTTACTTGTCTTCGCCGGAAACATAGCTCCGGTGGATCACCGGTGGAACCAACACGGTTTAGGAGGA
- the LOC104791296 gene encoding probable calcium-binding protein CML41, with protein sequence MATQQEKPSSNSFKWFSTKTLKLNLSFQNRRGSPKSNSSSTLNSPRSNTDDNNNNNTKSHDSLDKELRRVFSHFDSNGDGKISAFELRDYFGSVGEYISHEAAQEAINEVDTDADGSLGFEDFVGLMTRRDLDGDGGGELKTAFEMFEVEKGSGCITPKGLQKMLVKLGESRTYGECEAMIKFYDIDGNGVLDFHEFRQMMTV encoded by the coding sequence ATGGCAACTCAACAAGAGAAACCTTCCTCCAATTCATTCAAATGGTTTTCCACTAAAACCTTAAAGTTAAACCTAAGTTTTCAAAACCGACGAGGGTCACCAAAATCCAACTCTTCGTCAACCTTAAACTCCCCAAGAAGCAACACcgatgacaacaacaacaacaacacaaagagtCACGACTCCTTGGACAAAGAGCTCCGTCGAGTCTTCAGCCATTTTGACAGCAACGGGGACGGTAAGATCTCAGCCTTTGAGCTCCGAGACTACTTCGGCTCTGTCGGTGAGTATATATCTCACGAGGCAGCTCAAGAGGCGATAAACGAAGTCGACACCGACGCAGACGGTTCTCTAGGGTTTGAGGACTTCGTTGGGTTGATGACAAGAAGAGATCTTGACGGTGACGGTGGCGGAGAGTTGAAGACGGCGTTCGAGATGTTCGAGGTGGAGAAAGGATCAGGATGCATAACACCAAAGGGTTTGCAAAAGATGCTTGTGAAGTTAGGGGAATCAAGAACGTACGGAGAGTGTGAAGCCATGATAAAATTTTACGATATTGATGGTAATGGCGTTCTTGACTTTCATGAGTTTCGTCAAATGATGACGGTTtag
- the LOC104699056 gene encoding basic salivary proline-rich protein 2-like, with amino-acid sequence MKLVVLMSFLLLFPLCSSRLEESHGNGVLHTDQYSINMMMDYSKTSSNPSRDQTINGWGRPVRSPPPQINDKNHQIVNLWGRPVRPPPPQMNDKNHETINLWGRPVRPPPPQMNYNYYQPINWSRPVKPPPPNMNSKNHLTINGWSRPVQPPLPQMNYKNHQTINLWGRPVRPPPPQRNYKNHDDEINI; translated from the exons ATGAAGTTGGTGGTTCTCATGTCGTTCTTGCTCCTTTTTCCATTGTGTTCCTCAa GGCTTGAAGAGAGCCATGGAAATGGAGTTCTTCACACCGaccaatattcaataaataTG ATGATGGATTATTCGAAAACAAGCTCAAACCCAAGTCGTGATCAGACGATAAATGGATGGGGGCGTCCTGTGCGGTCGCCGCCACCGCAGATTAACGATAAGAATCATCAGATAGTAAACCTTTGGGGCCGTCCGGTGCGACCACCGCCACCGCAGATGAACGATAAGAATCATGAGACAATAAATCTTTGGGGTCGTCCGGTGCGACCACCGCCACCACAAATGAACTACAATTATTATCAACCAATAAACTGGAGTCGTCCTGTGAAACCACCCCCACCAAATATGAATTCTAAGAATCATCTGACAATAAACGGTTGGAGTCGTCCTGTGCAACCACCTCTACCGCAAATGAACTATAAGAATCACCAGACAATAAACCTCTGGGGTCGTCCTGTgcgaccaccaccaccacagaGGAACTACAAAAATCATGATGATgaaataaatatctaa
- the LOC104699057 gene encoding LOW QUALITY PROTEIN: uncharacterized protein LOC104699057 (The sequence of the model RefSeq protein was modified relative to this genomic sequence to represent the inferred CDS: inserted 2 bases in 1 codon), which produces MLSRMSSYTQADMAXFLRIHGHLVHHMRDGFGLQQTSTLNHSIIKIVQISLILNHID; this is translated from the exons ATGCTAAGTCGCATGTCCAGTTACACCCAGGCGGACATGGC GTTTTTGCGGATACACGGTCACTTGGTTCATCATATGCGAGATGGGTTTGGGCTGCAGCAGACTTCGACTCTCAACCATTCCATAATTAA AATCGTTCAAATAAGTCTCATACTCAATCATATAGATTAA
- the LOC109133337 gene encoding dnaJ homolog subfamily B member 5-like codes for MCDFVDHYRVLGLPRYGEYCDGVKIGKEQIRKAYLCKALKLHPDKNSDDPNNAHEEFRKLKNSYDILIDPKSKELFDNLLRAKFERQKHKTQSREDEEFWNNIPEEKEKEQQPKRRTQGDPEF; via the coding sequence ATGTGTGACTTTGTGGATCATTACCGAGTTCTAGGGTTACCTCGTTATGGAGAATATTGTGATGGTGTGAAGATCGGCAAGGAACAGATTCGAAAAGCGTATTTGTGTAAGGCATTGAAATTACATCCTGATAAAAATTCTGATGATCCTAACAACGCTCACGAGGAGTTTCGTAAGCTCAAGAATTCTTATGATATTCTCATAGATCCCAAATCTAAAGAACTGTTTGATAATCTTCTCAGGGCCAAGTTCGAGAGGCAAAAACATAAGACACAGTCTCGTGAAGATGAGGAATTTTGGAACAACATTccggaagaaaaagaaaaggaacaacAACCTAAGAGAAGAACTCAAGGGGATCCCGAGTTTTGA
- the LOC104791297 gene encoding BTB/POZ domain-containing protein At3g50780-like produces the protein MAEIKIAKVEQGQTKIRSVPVAVTPEGFWCCPSPVAFQKTLKSHHSLTKHNKQSSPPPPPQLPKPEKKPSSTTIRSVIASDEIHQNSANSDTVHSIAVPATVQERPQRQKVETLPRKVAIEFGEPGSSDAKVILVGKQGFCVKLSVHKKVLVDHSSFFAKKLAEKDSVFACLEIESCEDAEIYVETIGLMYCKDMKQRLMKQNVSRVLRVLKVAELLGFSSCIQSCLDYLEAVPWVGEEEEEKVISSILRLKTEGVGVTPVLKRVACNAVDPPKETLSRIIELVLRSKEEKSRREMKSIVLKLLREQNGANVADNFNETIYSSCQNCLDSVLSLFRQACEGEKPETDTKQIAVEADNLTWLLDVLVERQAAEEFSVTWGNQKELALLHEKLPLMSRYHISRVTSRLFIGIGRGELLPAKDTRLLLLTTWLQPLFNDYNWLQHGCRSFDGKLVEEGIGRTILTLPLKDQQSILLSWLGSFLNGGDGCPNLQRAFEVWWRRSFIRPYSDRQANGSCHTDSTSKE, from the exons ATGGCTGAGATCAAGATTGCAAAAGTAGAACAAGGGCAAACGAAGATTAGGAGTGTTCCTGTAGCTGTAACTCCTGAAGGTTTCTGGTGTTGTCCTTCTCCTGTTGCGTTTCAAAAGACTCTCAAGTCTCACCACTCTCTcaccaaacacaacaaacagtcttctcctcctcctcctcctcaactTCCTAAACCGGAGAAGAAACCGTCCTCAACCACCATTAGATCCGTCATCGCCTCCGATGAGATTCATCAGAATTCGGCTAATTCCGATACCGTTCATAGTATTGCTGTTCCTGCGACGGTTCAAGAGAGACCACAGAGGCAAAAGGTTGAGACTTTACCTAGGAAAGTTGCGATTGAGTTTGGTGAACCTGGAAGTAGTGATGCTAAAGTGATTTTAGTAGGGAAGCAAGGCTTTTGTGTGAAGCTTAGTGTTCATAAGAAAGTTTTGGTTGATCATAGTAGTTTCTTTGCTAAGAAACTAGCTGAGAAAGATTCTGTTTTTGCTTGTCTTGAGATTGAGAGCTGTGAAGATGCTGAGATTTACGTTGAGACCATTGGGCTTATGTATTGTAAAGATATGAAGCAACGCCTTATGAAACAGAATGTAAGCAGAGTTCTCCGTGTCCTCAAG GTTGCAGAGCTTCTTGGTTTTAGTTCATGTATTCAATCTTGTTTAGATTACTTAGAAGCTGTGCCGTGggttggggaagaagaagaggagaaagttATCTCATCGATTCTAAGATTAAAAACTGAAGGAGTAGGTGTCACGCCTGTTCTGAAAAGAGTTGCTTGTAATGCTGTGGATCCACCAAAAGAGACGCTCTCTCGCATCATCGAGCTTGTTTTAAGAAGCAAAGAGGAGAAAAGTAGACGTGAGATGAAATCTATTGTCCTGAAGCTTCTCAGAGAACAGAATGGTGCCAATGTAGCTGATAACTTCAACGAAACAATCTATTCCTCGTGCCAAAACTGCTTAGACTCGGTTTTGTCTCTGTTTAGACAAGCTTGTGAAGGAGAAAAACCTGAGACTGATACTAAACAGATAGCGGTAGAAGCGGATAACCTCACTTGGCTGCTTGATGTATTAGTGGAAAGACAAGCTGCAGAGGAGTTCTCAGTCACATGGGGAAATCAGAAGGAGCTCGCTTTGTTACATGAGAAGCTTCCTTTAATGTCGCGTTACCATATAAGCCGTGTGACATCTCGGCTCTTCATAGGGATTGGGAGGGGAGAATTGTTGCCTGCAAAAGACACTCGGCTTTTGCTGTTGACCACATGGTTGCAACCTCTGTTCAATGACTATAACTGGCTTCAACATGGTTGTAGATCGTTTGATGGTAAGCTAGTTGAGGAAGGAATTGGTCGGACTATACTGACATTGCCGTTGAAAGATCAGCAGAGCATTTTGTTGTCGTGGCTCGGGAGTTTTCTAAACGGAGGAGATGGATGTCCGAATCTTCAGAGAGCTTTTGAGGTTTGGTGGAGACGATCTTTCATTAGACCTTACTCAGATCGTCAAGCTAATGGTTCGTGTCATACAGATTCGACTTCAAAAGAGtga
- the LOC104791298 gene encoding embryogenesis-associated protein EMB8: protein MVRIAFATSSPPITTVRVLRRRFSVFVAANSKLPEISRTYHHSSLEVIGGGTDRFLPALKDSLVKPYNAFPLTGFNRHVETIYAAFYRSVPSVRLRRECLRTKDDGSVALDWVAGDDGYLSPESPILILLPGLTGGSQDSYVRHMLLRARSKKWRCVVFNSRGCGDSPVTTPQFYSASFLGDIGEVIAHVGDKFPNANMYAAGWSLGGNILVNYLGQESHNCPLSAAVSLCNPFDLVIADEDFHKGFNNVYDKALSSSLRRIFSKHSLLFEDIGGEFNIPLAANAETVRDFDEGITRVSFGFKSVDEYYSKSSSSKVIQHVRIPLLCIQAANDPIAPERGIPRDDIKANPNCMLIVTPRGGHLGWVAGEEAPNGAPWTDPVVMQFLQFVESRETISGERSFEDVQQIQV from the exons ATGGTGAGAATCGCCTTTGCCACATCATCGCCGCCGATTACTACAGTTCGTGTTCTCCGCCGTCGTTTCTCAGTTTTCGTCGCCGCGAATTCAAAACTCCCGGAAATTTCTCGCACTTACCACCACAGCTCCCTCGAAGTTATCGGCGGAGGAACCGATCGTTTCTTGCCGGCGTTAAAGGACTCGCTCGTCAAACCGTACAATGCGTTTCCTCTAACCGGGTTTAACCGCCACGTGGAGACAATCTACGCAGCTTTCTACCGCTCTGTTCCTTCCGTCAGACTCCGCCGCGAGTGTCTCCGTACTAAAGACGACGGCTCTGTTGCTTTAGATTGGGTAGCCGGCGATGATGGTTACCTTTCTCCTGAATCTCCGATTCTAATTTTGTTG CCAGGTTTAACAGGAGGGAGCCAAGATTCGTATGTTAGACATATGTTGTTACGAGCTCGAAGTAAAAAATGGCGTTGTGTTGTGTTTAATAGCCGTGGTTGTGGAGATAGTCCTGTTACTACTCCTCAG TTCTACTCGGCTTCGTTTTTAGGAGACATTGGTGAAGTGATTGCTCATGTTGGAGATAAATTCCCAAACGCTAATATGTATGCTGCAGGATGGTCTCTTGGAGGCAACATTCTTGTTAACTATTTGGGTCAG GAATCTCATAACTGTCCTCTCTCTGCTGCTGTTTCGTTGTGCAATCCTTTTGATTTGGTTATAGCAGATGAAGATTTCCATAAAGGTTTTAACAACGTTTATGACAAGGCCCTGTCGAGTTCTCTTCGTAGAATATTTAGCAA ACATTCTCTACTTTTTGAAGACATAGGTGGTGAATTTAACATTCCCTTGGCTGCAAATGCTGAGACGGTTAGGGACTTCGATGAAGGCATAACCCGGG TGTCATTCGGTTTTAAATCAGTGGATGAGTACTATTCCAAGTCGAGCAGCTCCAAAGTTATACAACATGTCCGTATACCCTTGCTTTGCATTCAG GCAGCAAATGATCCGATCGCTCCTGAGAGAGGTATCCCTCGCGATGACATCAAG GCAAACCCAAACTGCATGTTGATTGTAACACCAAGAGGAGGGCACTTGGGATGGGTGGCAGGTGAAGAAGCTCCAAATGGGGCTCCTTGGACTGACCCAGTGGTTATGCAGTTTCTGCAATTTGTAGAGAGTCGTGAAACCATTAGCGGCGAGAGATCTTTCGAGGATGTTCAGCAGATTCAAGTCTAA
- the LOC104791299 gene encoding uncharacterized protein LOC104791299, translated as MNSYDDYTGAKTCVFWDIEDCPLPDGLNAVDATNNIRNALKSACFKGEVSIIAFGDIKKYLVGLKSNKEIKFNQIPQGDLRARRGAICDSLLSWVMNNDRTNLMIIIGDITENISLRMFLHGLVEKGFNLLISQSPSNRSIPMHHSVFTEWLWPDLGLGKDPIFKRGDPVLGNGDYVYPPPPAKVPKNANTVDVTDDPDFGTDISLLFQ; from the exons ATGAATTCCTACGACGATTACACCG GGGCTAAGACATGCGTCTTCTGGGACATTGAGGATTGTCCGCTCCCTGATGGTCTCAATGCTGTTGATGCTACGAACAACATTCGAAACGCCCTCAAGTCTGCGTGTTTTAAGGGTGAGGTGTCAATCATTGCTTTTGGTGATATAAAGAAGTACCTTGTTGGtctaaaatcaaacaaagaaatcaaGTTCAATCAGATCCCTCAAGGAGATTTACGTGCGAGACGTGGAGCTATTTGTGATAGCTTACTTTCCTGGGTTATGAATAATGATCGGACAAATTTGATGATAATCATTGGAGATATTACAGAGAACATTTCATTGCGCATGTTTCTTCATGGTCTGGTTGAGAAGGGTTTCAATCTTCTCATCTCACAGTCTCCTTCAAACAGGTCAATACCCATGCACCATTCTGTGTTTACCGAGTGGCTTTGGCCTGACCTAGGTCTTGGAAAAGATCCTATCTTCAAAAGGGGAGACCCAGTACTTGGTAATGGGGATTACGTATACCCTCCTCCTCCAGCAAAGGTTCCTAAAAATGCGAACACCGTTGATGTTACTGATGACCCTGATTTTGGAACGGATATTTCACTGCTGTTTCAGTGA
- the LOC104791300 gene encoding uncharacterized protein LOC104791300, which produces MKKQLNDIITSSSYMRHKPFFFKGFSLSDYKSSKTIIMWDFENTNVPTYCRPSYLFTNIKNSLRNLGYTGEIVMRGYGDVQYLQDKNKLVESGIHITHVDSGKDAGDKRLLNSIHSWAYDNPPPCNMLFITSDGDFATATFIFKTCGYNTMVAHQSTKVTESKKTHTI; this is translated from the exons ATGAAGAAACAATTGAATGACATAATAACGTCATCTTCGTATATGCGACATAAGCCCTTTTTCTTCAAG GGGTTTTCTCTTTCAGATTACAAGAGTTCCAAGACAATTATTATGTGGGATTTTGAAAATACCAATGTTCCTACCTATTGTAGACCGTCTTATCTTTTCACTAATATCAAAAATTCGCTGCGAAATCTTGGGTACACGGGGGAAATCGTTATGCGCGGCTATGGCGATGTTCAGTATTTGCAAGACAAGAACAAACTTGTTGAAAGTGGTATCCATATCACTCACGTAGATTCGGGGAAAGATGCGGGTGACAAGCGCCTCCTTAATTCCATCCACTCATGGGCGTATGACAATCCACCCCCTTGCAACATGCTTTTTATTACCTCGGATGGCGATTTCGCGACTGCCACGTTCATATTCAAGACATGTGGATATAATACTATGGTTGCTCATCAGAGCACGAAGGTGACTGAATCCAAAAAAACTCACACCATCTAA